The Argopecten irradians isolate NY chromosome 6, Ai_NY, whole genome shotgun sequence genome has a window encoding:
- the LOC138325829 gene encoding neurocalcin homolog, with amino-acid sequence MGNKSSSPSPKTMKELKQVLSEEYNNEEIQTWYDEFKASLPRGQSSLPMEAFIKVYNRWFEGDSANFAERVFRVFDTDGNGQVDFKEFMMGIYVSGSPMDEERKLDWAFRMYDMNGDGYISREEMQYMFKAICRMTLAQLPETHSTPESLTDYFFEHFDENKDDKISIEEFISKAKTYQEIIHMLEVDPFLED; translated from the exons ATGGGTAACAAAAGCAGCTCGCCGAGTCCGAAGACAATGAAGGAACTTAAACAAGTCTTATCAGAAGAATACAATAACGAGGAGATACAGACATGGTATGACGAATTCAAAGCTTCTCTGCCGAGAGGCCAATCAAGTTTGCCTATGGAAGCTTTCATCAAAGTGTACAATAGGTGGTTTGAAGGAGATTCTGCCAATTTCGCTGAGCGGGTCTTTCGTGTGTTTGACACTGATGGTAATGGCCAAGTTGATTTCAAAGAGTTTATGATGGGGATCTACGTGTCTGGGTCCCCTATGGACGAGGAAAGGAAGTTGGACTGGGCCTTTAGGATGTATGACATGAATGGAGATGGCTATATATCGAGAGAAGAAATGCAATACATGTTCAAG GCAATTTGTCGAATGACATTAGCACAGCTTCCGGAGACTCACTCAACACCGGAAAGTCTTACAGACTACTTCTTTGAACATTTTGACGAGAACAAAGACGACAAAATTAGCATCGAAGAGTTCATTTCTAAGGCAAAGACATACCaagaaataatacatatgtTGGAAGTTGACCCATTCCTTGAAGACTAA